In Acidobacteriota bacterium, the following proteins share a genomic window:
- a CDS encoding DUF1737 domain-containing protein has translation MSRSYIVIQSSEQSDFEAQAENAIRAGYVPQGGVHTVFFQGPPERPYCYMYFQAMVYAPYLDALKKARKDQEKQARKGQAR, from the coding sequence ATGTCGAGATCCTACATCGTCATCCAGTCATCCGAGCAGTCGGATTTCGAGGCGCAGGCGGAGAATGCGATCCGGGCCGGGTACGTTCCCCAGGGCGGTGTTCACACCGTCTTTTTCCAGGGGCCGCCGGAACGCCCATACTGTTACATGTATTTCCAGGCCATGGTCTACGCGCCGTACCTGGATGCCCTGAAAAAGGCCCGGAAGGACCAGGAGAAGCAGGCCCGGAAAGGCCAGGCGCGCTGA